The genomic DNA TGCCTCCAAGAATTTTTGAAGTCTAAGCAAATTATGAATTTTGCGTTTAAAATTCCAGACTGTAACTGGAGATCGTTTTCGTGAAAATGATTTACTTTGCTTATCTAATCTAGAGTATTGCACAAAGAAGTTGCCTCTTGACGATGAACTTGCGATATAGGGGCGAATATTCGATTGGAAATTACATATATTAGTTATGTGGGGTGGCGACAAATTATTGAAGACATCATGCAATAAGATAGTAACTAAATTGAAATAAAGAAGATCTAAAGGTAGTAGGTTGGAGGATGTGAAGAAAGGTATTGCGTGAGATTTATAGTCACCAAAAAGCATATGGTGGAGGGCCCATTTCTGCAAGCGTGAGAGTTAGGTTCTGTACATTTCCCACCAAGGCCCCGCGCGACTATTCCATACAATAGATAGGGTTGGATAAGTGATCTATGTCATCTATAGATATGATGTAAAGTATGCAAGGGTACGAAGTGTCTTAATCTCAGTTGTAATAATATCAATTGACATGCTTATTTTCGATGCAATGTGAGAAATGTGATGTTTCCAAGAGAGGTTCTCGTCAATACAGAAGCACGCCCGGATATTTGACACTCTAAAGAAAACGCAAGAATTCCTGAGGTGGTAAAAAAACTTTCAAATTGACTCGGTAAGGTACATTTTTCTGTCTGGGTCGAAAAATTACGAAATTAGATATTTTAATATTTAGAGATAAATTGTTTGCTATTAGCCAAATCAAAACCTTAGGAAGCTCATTATTCACTGTGGACTCAAGCAATTTGAGATTTTTATATGCAAAAAAGATTCGTGTCGTccgcaaataaataaaacttcaATTGGTTGCAGCTAatacaaatattatttacatATATAAGAAGAGCAGGGGCGCTAGAACCGGTCCTTGTGGGACTCCAGATAGTAGTATTTCGTTACCAGATATATCCGTGTTTCTGGGGCCAATTCCAAAAATCTTTTTACGTCCTACAAGATATGAGGCAAACCTGTAATTTATAATTCCACTTATCCCACAATGACTCAGTTTCTGCAGTAGCCGATTGAGTCGTTTGCGGTGTCAAAAGCCTCTGGCTGTAGATCAATAAAGTAAATATACCACATGTGTAAAACTTTTTATCCTGATGTTGGCTTGGATAAGATTAATTACGTCTGAAATAGCTTGCACGGTCGATCTTTTCTCACGAAATCCATACTGTTATTTATCAAGAATGTTGACTCTTTCGAGATACGATTTTTCAAGTGGCGataatacataattttttcgaaaattcGATTGAAAATTGAGAGTAGTTGTAAAACAGACTGTCTTGTTTGTTTAGCATCCGTTTGATTATTTGTACGCCTTCCagaaattttgagaaaaatgatgtAGAGTTTAGGgttcacttttttttaaagagtaTTGGTAAAGATTAAAATAGTCGTGTTGATAGTGTTTTAGGATAAAACTAGACCGTAAATTGAAGCCTGCGAGTGCTGTTGTACTATTGAGGTTTGGTTGCTGTCACTGCTAATTACGGGGAACTCCCTGTTTTTTCAACAATGCCCCAGCAGTTTCTCGGAATAGAACGGTATGTTTCACGGAAACGTTACGCAGGAATGTCGAAGCGACAAACCGTCTGCTGGTTGGCCAGCGGATCATTTACATATTAAAGATATCTTTACGCATCTTAACCGCTTTCAGCCATGGTGCCTCAGGTTATAAAATGGGGAGGGCGAGCTGTGTTTTTCGTTCTATTATTAACTCAGTGTGGTTTTCTAACTGCTTATTCAGCTCAATACAAAGGTCATGCGTGGTCTTCTGTCTTCATTTCGTACATTCCAGTATGCCTAATATGGTTGCTTGCAATGTACTTGCGTGCGACAAAGCTTCGCACATTCTTCTTCGTGTGGGCTTTTTACATCGTCTGTGCCTTACTGCCAAATGTCATTGTCATTTTTGGATTCGTCGTAGACAGCCTAGACGGAAAGAAATTCCTTGGTCCGAATTTATTGAAGATAGTTCTTTGTATCACACCAATTCTCTTGGTACTGTTGATGCTCACAGCAGACTACGAAGATgaattaaaagaagaaaacgaaaaacGCAGAGAATTAGTCTCCAAGTTGTGTGCTCAGATGGCCATCGACCTCTTGGATACAATCGAACTGCTAGATATTATTCTGGAGGGGAAAGAGCGCTATTATGTCATCAGTAAAGGATTTGGAACGGCCATGACTGCTGTGGCTTGTCTAAGTTTTGTGCTGTCGCTCTTGCAAATGACCGAGGTCAAGTTTAACAACGAGAGAAAGCCTGAGAAAACACGCTATAGAACAACAATGCTTCGCACCGCTGCCGAAATGGTTTTAGTCAACCTCACTTTCCTGATAATCCGCCTGgttgtgtttttttcttatgAGAAAGACGAGTCAATCTTCATAGCCAAAAATGTTCTCGCAATCTTGCTCTCAGCGTTGGAAATCTATTATCTGTATGACCCAAACCGACTACGGGAATTTTGtgtcattttttaattttatacacGAACTTTTTCATGAGaacctttttttgtttggaaGAACGttcaggctgagattaaccaaaatttgaAGAACATTGTGACACAGGAACTTCCACTACATGCATGTTTATTAAGGCAAAGCAACCTGAAAATGTTCTTACAAAGTTTGATATGTAACGAGGATTATTTAATTTCCGAACGTAAAGGAGGACAGGTGATGCTATTACAAGGCTACTGTTCCACAAATATCAGCAGAACACAGGAACACTGAAAGACAGTCCTGTCGAGTCTAGGACTCACATGCACCGTGAGAAATACGATCAGTGACCAACATAACTTCACGAAAAGGTAGATAACCTCACCTGATGACTCGGTGACGATGTCAATGACACTTCAATCACACTTTAAGGCGGATATTTCGCTCTATACAAGTGATAAATTCTGATTAGTTAACAAAACTGAGCGCATGGAATCCACTTGCAAATGAAACTCGATAAAGTTCTATGCGAAGTCATAATTGGAAACAATGtgcaaagacaaaaagaaaactattacACTAACGATAGATGAGAAGATTATTGGCCGATGGCTCATTCTTACCGATTTAAATGTTTATTCAAAGCCAATATCAAACAAGCACAAGGAAGGAATCCCGGAGTAAAATAGTCACACTCAGCAAGCTGAGTAGGTCCCAGGACCTTCACAAGTGTGCTTAGCAGGGAGCCCACAATATACGAAGAACATACCCAGACTAAGGCCCCTTCCACAcatatccggatatttttgaatccgcgaCTTTTTCTTTCCTGATCCGGCGAATTTGCTGGCGAACCCCGGAACTTTTTAAATACGCTTTCAACGCGTATCATTTAACTCGAGCTTACTCCCGAAAGTAGTAAGTACACCACCATCAACACTCATTTGGGTCCATACCAATACAAGCGCCTGACTTACGAAGTAACCAGTGCTGTATCCATTTTTCAACCACAATTCAAAATGTGTAGAAAGACCTTCCAGATTGTTGTGTTCGTATTGACGACATACTGGTCTCAGGGgaaacagatgaaaaccatgCACCTGGAGAATCTTCATCGTGTGTTACAGCGACTATAGCTATGTGGACTCAAGTTGAACCCCAACAAGTTCCATTTCGTGCCAGACCAATTTTTGTACTTAGGCACGACTGTTTCAGCTGAGGGAATTTCACCAACCAAAGAGATGGTAAAGGCCATTAGAGAGGCAGAAGCACCTACCAATATGCCGGAACTGCAGTCCTTCTTGGGAAGTGTAAACTTTCTTCCCAAAATTTTGCCAGATTTTGAAAGAATTGCCTTACTCTGTACCCGTTACTTCGTAAAGAAACACCCTGGAAATGGGGAAAACTTAAACAAGAAGCTTTCGATAACCTCAAAGCTACTTTGTGCTCCGATTCGTTTCTATGACACTATGATCCGGCTTCTAAATTGGTTTTACAGTGTGACGCATCCTCTGTTGGCGTGGGAGCCACACAACGTCAACTGACACCTGATGATTCATCTCTATCTGTTTCTATATCATCTTTAAGACACTAAAAATGATTACCAGAAGACATGTTTGAGGTTTGGAGaccattattttattgttattcataTTGAGATTATTTGTGCCGAAATCGCTGCCTCAAGTCTACTTTTTTTTTCGGTCACTTGCAGAGCCTGGGCTACCTGTAGTATTTCTTGTCGTTCGTTTGGTAATTGTATTCAAATACAAGAGAGACGAATCCATTTTCGTCCCAAAGAATGTCATCACCATCATATTGAGGATAATAGGACTCCGAAACCTTAAAAGAGTAATGAACGAAGGACTTAGTTAATTACGTTTTGCTTCTGAGGCAAATACGGTACTGTAATAAAACAAATGTACATAAGTTTCTTTGAGAGAGGTTTTAAACCAGACGTTTTCTTAGTTAGGGGTTTCAAACCAGAATTAATGGCCAAAGATAAAATTGTTTGACAGTTTGTTGAGTTCACCGTCAATTTTCTAGGATGATCCACATGCAAATGGCTCAAAACGGCGTTTGAAACATCCGCGTGTGCTTTTCATAGTGAACGCCAGTCAtgatatcaagaaaaaaaaattaaatccaaTAAATATACATTAAATCCAAATGTAAACATgtctcaaagtaaacaaattgGTTAATCAGTGATTATGTtaatttatgataattatttagCGGTCTAATTAATCTCTAACGATCTCTAAAGATCGTTCGTGCAAGTCTTTCCTTCAATCAAAGAGGGACACTTTGAATCTCATGCAAACCCTTAAAAAAGactattttgtttgtttagcGTCCGTACAATTGTTTGTAAGCCTTCTagaaattttgagaaaaatgatgtAGAGTTTAGTGTTCAGCTTTTTAAGGACGCTtcccatttgacagaactgactggcCAGACCGGGAATTTGGAAGGatttagggcgctttccttttgtcaaaactggccggccagaaccgtcagtttgcaaagaaaatgcagcaATTTGAATGAATACCTGCATGAAGATTCCTCGCATTCtcctggaggagtatatatcatcctcgaagtgtgtttatttgaaggcgttgtagagttagtccttcgaAATACCCAGACGGGCGGCcgatcagttctgtcaaatggaaagcgtcctaagtttacaacgccttcaaactaacccacttcgaggatgatatatccttccccagaagaatgcgagggattagcatgcaagtgttcctttaaattgttgcattttcttcacAAACGGACGGGTTCTGGCCGGACAGTTCTGACAAagggaaagcgcccttagactGTTCGGCAGAGTTAAAAGTAATCGTGTagtatttgttttgaaataaaaCTTGACGGTAAATTGAAGCCTGAGAGTAGAGTTAGACTATTGAAGTTTGGTTACTGTCATTGCTAATTTCGGGGAATCCCCTGGTTTCTTTTAGCAATGCCCAGCAGTTTCTCGGAATATAAGTACGTTTCGCGAGAACCTCACTCAAGCATGTCGAAATGACAAACCATCGGCTGATTAGGCAGCTGACATTTACATATGAAAGACATAttgtaccgcgcaccggtggctcagttggttaagcaccgggctgtcaggcgggaggttgtgagttcaactccggccggaccaacactcagggtctttaaataactgaggagaaagtgctgtctttgtaatgacatctgcaaatgattagactttcaagtcttctcggataaggacaataaaccggaggtcccgtctcacaaaaccttgttcacatataactctgtgggacgttaaagaacccacacactattcgaaaagagtaggggacgtggttcccggtgttgtggtctatcttcatcacttacatcatcactcatcatgggttgggagggttcagtgggctcataaatggactgatagcggctgccatcggcgcccttagtatgctgatgtccgagcccactgcaaaaatgctatgtaaataggacacgtatgtttgtcctatcaatCAATCGCGACATTACCTAGTCATGGCGCCTCAGGTTATAAAATGGGGAGGGCGAGTTCTGTTTTTCGCCCTATTATTGACTCAGTGTGGTTTGTTAACTGCTTATCCAGTTCAATACAAAGGTCCTGAGTGGTCTTCTGCCTTCATTTCGTACGCCCCAGTATGCCTTGTATGGTTGCTTTCGATGTACAAGCGTGCGACAAAGCTTCGAACATTATTCTTCGTATGGGCTTATTACATCGTGTTTGCGTTACTGCCAAATGTCATTGTCCTTTTTGGATTCGTGGTAGACAGcctcaaaaaggaaaatttccttgGTCCAAATGTCTTAAAGCAGGTTCTTTGTATCACACCAGTTCTCCTTGTACTGCTGATGATCACAGCAGACTACGATGATgaacaaagagaagaaaaagaaaaacacaaagaactAGTCTCCAAGTTGTGTACTCAGATGGGTATCGATCTCTTGGATACAATCGAACTACTAGACATTATTCTG from Montipora foliosa isolate CH-2021 chromosome 7, ASM3666993v2, whole genome shotgun sequence includes the following:
- the LOC138009946 gene encoding uncharacterized protein codes for the protein MYLRATKLRTFFFVWAFYIVCALLPNVIVIFGFVVDSLDGKKFLGPNLLKIVLCITPILLVLLMLTADYEDELKEENEKRRELVSKLCAQMAIDLLDTIELLDIILEGKERYYVISKGFGTAMTAVACLSFVLSLLQMTEVKFNNERKPEKTRYRTTMLRTAAEMVLVNLTFLIIRLVVFFSYEKDESIFIAKNVLAILLSALEIYYLYDPNRLREFCVIF
- the LOC138010400 gene encoding uncharacterized protein; the protein is MAPQVIKWGGRVLFFALLLTQCGLLTAYPVQYKGPEWSSAFISYAPVCLVWLLSMYKRATKLRTLFFVWAYYIVFALLPNVIVLFGFVVDSLKKENFLGPNVLKQVLCITPVLLVLLMITADYDDEQREEKEKHKELVSKLCTQMGIDLLDTIELLDIILEEKEHNYVISKGFGTAMIVVACLSFLLSLLQLTEVKFNDEGNPEKIRYGTTLLRNAAEMVLVNLTFLIIRLVVLFSYGKDESIFITKNGLAIVLAALRIYNLYDPERVIRDYDQELWDICVIL